A genomic segment from Nicotiana tabacum cultivar K326 chromosome 9, ASM71507v2, whole genome shotgun sequence encodes:
- the LOC142164066 gene encoding uncharacterized protein LOC142164066 — MSSLSRELITGIVYAKNVMAVWEDLRERFDKMNTSRVYQLHKAIATITQETDNISVYFTKLRNLWDEFDNMVPPPCDFARSRNFIEFMQKQKVLQFLMGLNKTYEQARSQILMTSPTPSINKA, encoded by the coding sequence ATGAGCTCATTATCGAGGGAATTGATAACAGGAATAGTCTATGCCAAAAATGTTATGGCTGTTTGGGAAGATCTGAGAGAGAGATTTGACAAAATGAATACTTCACGAGTCTATCAGTTGCACAAAGCGATAGCAACAATCACACAAGAAACAGACAATATATCAGTGTACTTCACTAAATTGCGCAACCTCTGGGATGAATTTGACAACATGGTACCACCTCCATGTGACTTTGCAAGGTCTAGAAATTTCATTGAATTCATGCAAAAGCAGAAAGTTTTACAGTTCCTAATGGGACTAAATAAAACCTATGAGCAGGCTAGGAGCCAAATTCTGATGACTAGTCCAACTCCAAGCATTAACAAGGCATAG
- the LOC107790708 gene encoding uncharacterized protein LOC107790708, which produces MTTPKQMEQQQQQVVKMKNSGIISYSGSPMIDDREEEMTRSALSAFRAKEEEIEKKRKEVSDKVQAQLGRVEEETKRLAEIREKLESFVDPAGKEVTIVRKKIDLVNRELKPLGQSCQRKEKEYKEALDAFNAKSKEKAQLLTKLMELVSESEKLRMKKLEELNKHIESLR; this is translated from the exons ATGACTACTCCTAAGCAAATggagcaacaacagcaacaagtTGTAAAGATGAAGAACTCAGGGATCATAAGCTACAGTGGGAGTCCAATGATCGACGACAgagaagaagaaatgacaagatCAGCATTATCTGCATTTCGCGCAAAAGAAGAAGAgattgaaaagaagagaaaagaagtaTCTGATAAAGTTCAAGCTCAATTAGGTCGCGTTGAGGAAGAAACTAAGCGTTTAGCTGAAATTCGCGAG AAGCTTGAATCATTTGTTGATCCGGCTGGGAAGGAAGTTACAATTGTGAGGAAGAAGATTGACTTAGTCAACCGTGAATTAAAGCCGTTGGGACAGAGCTGCCAGAGAAAG GAAAAAGAATACAAGGAAGCTCTTGATGCATTCAATGCAAAAAGCAAGGAAAAAGCTCAGCTTCTTACCAAATTAATGGAG TTGGTAAGTGAAAGTGAAAAATTGAGGATGAAGAAACTGGAGGAGCTGAACAAACATATAGAATCCCTGCGCTAA